The genomic segment GGCCTTCATTGGCTTATCTCCACTTGGGGCATTCCTTTTAATGATTAACCTTACAGAAGTCAATTGTGACGGAGCTAATTTGCAGTTCATAGGAGAGCATTCACTGTTTGGGCCATCTTAGTTCTGGTTTGGTTCAGCTGCTCTACAGCAGAATGACAAATGGGCAAAGCATTATGGAACACAGTTAATGGGGAGTTCTGGGGTGGGTTTGTTCGCCCACACGCCCTGTATTACATATatattgataggacaaggggaaatggcttccaATTAGAACAGGGGGATTTatttagactggatgtaaggaagGTTTGGcagtgagggcggtgaggcgctggcacaggttgcccagagaggcggtggtgccccgtccctgcagacagccaaggtcaggctggacggggctgtgagcactgctgagctgtgggtgtccctgtgcgctgCAGGGAGCGGCAACATACAGCCCTTGATGCTCCCTtgcaacccaaaccatcctatggTTGTACATGCATGAAAATCTCACAGGTAACAAATACTTCCATTCCAACACTTTCTCGCATCACCAGTGGAGGATCACATCACTGCCTTCAGAACCGGCTCCGTGCATTCAGTCCCCGAGGTTTCGCACATCTCAAAGAGCCAACGCAGAGATGACATGCTGAGATCATGGAGATGAGTTTGATGTGAAAGCTGATGCATCGAGGAACTTCATGGAGGAACATTCAATTGCCACAAAGAAAGAAGTGTGAAGGCCCCAGTACAAATAGCACTCTGTGCTTCATGTCAAGCTTGCACTTaatttaagtgctttgctgaattcCTGCcagaaaaggcagagcagagataCTACAAGAGAAAACACGACAAGGAGCAGCCACGTATCCCAGAGTGACGTCCTGCTCTGGATCACCAACAAGCCTGACATGGAAAACAAGTCTTAAGCAGAAAGCAACCAACCAAACAGCCTATTATTGAGCATTTTAGAAGCACAGTGGGACAAGAAGAAAGGATTCTCAAACAGAAgagatgaatgaatgaaaaccATCCGAAAAGCTTGTATGCGGGAGCTCAGTTTCATGTGCAGTAACTCAGCTCTCGACGCACGCAAGAAAGGACTTCAAGGAGCAACGCATGGCTGTGGCTGTCAGGGACAGGGCTGAGACAACAGGAGAGGCAGAGTTATGAAAGAGATGGAGAAACTGAGCCTTGTGCCTGGCTGCCAGCCACGGCGTCGTATTTTAACAGCTAAGCAAGTAAATGATCCTTTGAAAAGAAGGCTGTAAATAGAGAAGGTGGCTCGAGTACCCAGCGTCAAAAAGGTGTGTTTGCAGCTCTGGCTCGTGGACACAGAACGTTAACCCTGACTGTGCTCCATAAATGCAGTGAGTTTAAGCCAAGGGTTCTGCATGGGCCAAGTAAAACAGTGCTACTCTTGTCACATCCATAGAATCGTAGgatcatctgagttggaagggatccttaaagcTCACCTTAAAGCTCACCTCTTCCAGCCGCCCTGCAACCAACAGGGACATGGCTGAGGCATAGCGTGAAACAAACTGGGGAACACAGGGAAGCCCTCAGACATCCAAATGGTTTCAACAGGAGATCTGGAAAGCCTGTTCCAGACACCCCCGTGTGCCTCGAGAGAAacactgctgctcctcacccATCTCTTCGCTGTCCGGTTGGTTTTGGGAGCTGACTTATTCTACTCGCCTTTGCTAGGGAGGGTTTCCTTCGGTCTGAATCACAGCACCATCTCGTGGCACGAGTTGGGATGTCACAAACAGGATTTCCTATTTCTGACCATTATTTTTCCACCATCAGTTGGGTCTGAGTGTGTGCACATTTCTGGGGGTCTGAGCTGAAGGGGTACACAGTAATGCCAAGAATAAGTGTCTAAGAGCTCAGATCTCCCTAGAGGGGAAAATAGAAGAGTGCTCTGCTCTGACTCCCTGCCCCACACTGTCCTAAGGTGTAAAAACCACAGTGAATCCGACCAGCGTGTGGGACTCAGAGCTACAAACCTGACCCCCAGATTCCTGGGAAAGAAATGGCTGAACCCACCCTGAGCTGCAGAgtggaacagaacagaacatgGCAAATGCAGATATACGGCCTGTTGGCATTGCTGCCCAACGCACTCATTCGTGCCTGCAAACATGGCTCAGTTATGGAGAGCTCCTTATCAGCCCATCACAGCCACCTGTGAGCTGGGACCATTGCTTTCCAGAGCCTGTTTTAATTATCAGCTACACTTAATGGGCTTCAGAGTGCAGATCCACACCTTGTGGCTCCTGAAATCTTACCTTGgcaaagaaagcaggaaggaaCAAACAGAAGACAGATCTGTCTCTGCACCCAGCGACACCCACCTGAGAGGCAGAACTGACCCAGAAGATGGAGGCGGGCAGGGAGACGTTGGTGGGCATCCAGGTGAAAGAATCTGGAGGTGCTGTGGCTGCTATGTGCTCATCCTGGTCCACACATGTGATGCAGGTGGGCACCAGCACAGAGAGCATCAGGAGGAGCCCAGGGTCACCCGCTCCCTGGCAGCGGGCACCTGGCTTACCCGGGTAAAACGGAGGCACAGAGGTGTAATggagcacaggagctgctctcTGGTCCATGCTCTTGTCCTCCTGCAGCACGCACACTGCCCATCAGTGGAAGAGACTGCATCCTCACCATGGCGCATCAGAGCCAGGGGCTCATCACCACACCAGGGTTTCACTTGGTGGGCCAGAGCCAAGCACCAAGCAGGCAACAGCAGCCTTTGGCAGCAGGTGGAGTGGAACACGGGGACATCCCCGATCCAGTCCCTGTCACCCCAGCATGCAGCCAGGCCATACCTTACCTGGAGCATCGCCCCTGCGTCCTACCCGCCCCATGGGGCAGCTGTGCACAGAAACCTGGCCCCAAGCACCCCTTCACCGTGGGTGCTGTCACCGAGCAGGTCCTGCCCTCAGAAGCACTTGCGGTCTTGGGGTCGGTCCTGCTGCACCccggctgcagcacagctcccagagcGCTCAGAAAGAGGGCAGGCATCCTCGCACCTCCGCTTCCATACGCAGTGTGGCTGGAAGCAACGCCACAACCACCCATAACACCAGGACCAGAGCCCTGCTGGGCCACCAGGGAGGTTTATTTGCCACAGAACAGAGCCACGACAAAGCTCAGGTGCAGGAAGCTTTCCTCACGACGGCCCTGGAGCgaggagcagctgtgtgctgccaccTCCTCTAAACCCTCAGAGTCCTCCAAGCGCAGCTCTGCCCCTGAGCTTCGGTCAGCACGGCGGTCCGGCGGCCTCAGTCACTGCCGACCACGTCGGGGTTGCGCAGCCGCCCCAGCATCTCGCTCAGCATTTGGTTGCACAGGGCCGAGTAGGGGTtgagcagcaccagctgctgccGTGCGAAGGCGCTGCCCAGCCGCGCCGCCTGCTGGAAGTCCCGCCGGGCGTCGTCGTCACGGCCCTGCAGCCGATGGATCAGCCCGCGCTGCACCAGGCTTTGGCACGCGGCTCGGCCGCAGCCCCGGCCCAGGCGGACGGCGGCATCCAGGTCCCGCAGAGCGCCTGGACGGGGCGAGAGGCGGCGGGGGAACGTGGGGCGGCCCGGGGCCGTGGCGCTCAGCCGGTGCCGCGGTCCTTACCTGCCACGTCGCCCTTGAGGCGCAGTGCCTGTGCGCGGTTGTTGTAGGCCGAGGCGCGCTGGGGCAGCAGGCGGATGGCCTCGCTGAAGCGCTCCAGGGCCGCGCTCACATCTCCGGATTCGGCAGCAGAAAcgccctgcagctccaggtccctcacctgctccagcagctccggCTCGAAGGCCTCCTCCTCTGTGTGAAGAGACGTCCCTCGTCCCAGCGCGCGGTGACACCGGGGCAGCAGCGGGAGCCCCAGCGCTGAATGCAGGCGGAGCCCCTTCCAGCCCCGTAGGAAGGATCCAGCGGGACTCCGAGCCGCGTCTGCCTCACCTTCGTGCCTCACGTCCTCGTCCTCGTCCAGCCCGGGGATGTCACCAAAGGGAGTGCTGGGGTTGAAGATGGTCTGCAGCACGGCTCTGTCGTTGGCGGTGGCCATGGCGCAGTGAGGGGCAGCGGGGCGCCCGGCCGCCTGTTAACGTTCACCCACCGCCTCCTATCGCAGCCCGGCTGCGGCTCCTCCGCCCACCGACGCGGCCGACTCCCACGTCCCCCCCAGCACAGCGCCGCCGGGCTGCGACAAGGGATCCCCGCCACCATCAGCGCCCCGTGGTCGGGGGACGGCAGCCCGGCCTCGGAACAAACGAGCAGCAGCCCTCTGCAGCAATAAACTTGACATGTTTATTAATTAAACTAtcacttaaataaaaaaaagtgcatagaaaataaacatgtttaaaaactccttttttttttttttttgttgtcggtttttttttttccgttgtttttttttccttttttttcctttttttttttacaactatgtacactttttatttttttatttttctttttttacattcAGTCTTTTGCAGAGCTTTCagcaatttattattattatttttttttaattaactattAAAGTATTTCCTTCTTCCCTGTGCCAGGGAGTTAACACTGATGTACTTTAGACacgttggtttttttttgtttgttttgttggttttttttgtaaccaaaagaaaaccagaagcTCGGAAGaacacaaggaaataaaataaaggtttGTTATACATGATAAGCTGTCAGGAAATGTAATCCTAGAACATAACTTGGcggagttttttttttctttttttttttctttttttctttttttttttttctctttaattgaAACAATTATTCACCTACCTGTATTTACTAAAGAGACCGTTAAGTTCAATAAAAGAAACACCACAAGTATAGATCTCGGTTGATAGACAAAAGCTACTGTACCTTGTTCAAAAGATAccaggaaagcacagagcacGTTGTTTTT from the Lagopus muta isolate bLagMut1 chromosome 22, bLagMut1 primary, whole genome shotgun sequence genome contains:
- the TTC36 gene encoding tetratricopeptide repeat protein 36, which encodes MATANDRAVLQTIFNPSTPFGDIPGLDEDEDVRHEEEEAFEPELLEQVRDLELQGVSAAESGDVSAALERFSEAIRLLPQRASAYNNRAQALRLKGDVAGALRDLDAAVRLGRGCGRAACQSLVQRGLIHRLQGRDDDARRDFQQAARLGSAFARQQLVLLNPYSALCNQMLSEMLGRLRNPDVVGSD